DNA sequence from the Glycine soja cultivar W05 chromosome 18, ASM419377v2, whole genome shotgun sequence genome:
aACAGAATTGAACGACTTGCGTCAAACGGAATCTTGGATTCCATTGATTTCATAAgctttgatgtttgtgttgaatGCATTAAAGGTAAATAGACCAAAAGTAAGAAATTAGGTGCATATAGAGCTACAGACATCTTGGAATTGATACATACGGACATTTGTGGGCCATTTCATACACCTTCACGAAATggtcaacaatattttatatcattcataGACGATTACTCCAGATATGCATACTTGTTTCTTATACATGAAAAGTCACAGTCTCTGGATGTGTTCAAAACAtttaaagttgaagttgaaaatcaactcaacaaaaaaatcaagagagtCAGATCTAAATGTGGTGGTGAATACTATGGCAAATATAACGGTTCAGGTAAACAACGTCTGGGGCCTTTTTCCAAGTACCTAGAGGAATGTGGAATCGTCCCACAGTACACCATGTCGGGGTCACCTAACATGAATGGTGTGGCTGAAAGACGAAACAaaactcttaaggatatggtaagaaGCATAATTTGTCATTCTAACTTACTAGAGTCACTCTACGGAGAGGCACTAAAGACTGCAGCTTACATTCTAAATAAAGTGCCAACCAAGACAGTTGCTGAAACACCTTATAAGCTTTGGGTTGGGCGAAAGCCTAGTCTGAAAAATTTTCATGTATGGGGATGTCCAGCTGAGGCAAGGCCTTATAAGCCAAATGAAAGGAAATTGGACTCCCAAACAGTGAGTAGCTACTTTATTGGTTATTCTAAAAGATTCAGGggctataaattttatgatcccAAATTAAAGACAACTTTTGAGACGGGAATCGCCACATTCTTTGAGGATATTGAGTTTGGGGGAAGAATAAGGTTAGAGACTTTGTCTTAGAGGAAGAATCAGTAACAATTCCAGAACCGATTCATATTGTTGCTTTTGATAAAGCAAATTTGGAACCTCTACAAGATATTGTTATTGAATCCCCCACTCAAGATAATTTGGTTGTTCATGAAGAACAAACTCAAGATCCTCAAGAACCTATGATTCATGAGCCAGTACCTTTGCGAAGATCTACAAGAGAAAGGAGAAGTGTTATTCTAGATGATTATCTGGTATTTCTCCAGGAACATGAGGAAAATAATGGTATGATGGAAGATGACCCAATCAACATCCATCAATCCATGCAAGATTCCAACTCAGAAAAGTGGATTGAAGCAATGAATGAGGAGTATAAGTCCATGCAAGACAACAAGGTTTGGGAACTTGTCCCATTACTAGAAGGTGTGAAACccattggttgtaaatggatatTTAAGACCAAGCGGGATTCCAAAGGTAATGTGGAGAGGTATAAGGCTCGTCTTGTGGTGAAAGGTTATACCCAAAAGAAAGGGATTGACTTTAAAGAGACTTTCTCTCCAGTTTTATCGAAAGACTCTTTTAGGACAATCATGGCTCTTGTTGCACATTATGATTTggaacttcatcaaatggatgtcatgATGGCATTTCTCAATGGCAACATTGATGAGACAATTTATATGgtgcaaccagaaaactttgtgtCAAGAGACCCAAAGAATATGGTTTGCAAACTAACAAAATCCATTAATGGGCTAAAACAGGCATCTCATCAATGGTACCACAAATTTCATCAAGTAATTCTCTCATTTGGTTTCGAGATgaatcttgttgatgattgtgTGTATCACAAATTCAGTGGGAGCAAGTACATTTTCCTGgtcttatatgttgatgacatactACTTGCCactattttgatgattgtattagGAATTCAGATACACCGAGATTGATCTCGGGGTATTCTAGGATTATCACAAAGGAGCTATATCAAAAAGGTACTTAAAAGGTTTGGCATGCAAGAATGTAAATCCGGGGATACTCCAGTTGCTAAGGGAGACAAGTTTAGTCTCAAACAGTGCCCAAAAGGAAATTTGGAAATTCAGGAAATGCAGAAGATTCCCTATGCATTAGCTATATGGAGTTTAATGTATGCCCAAGTATGTACGCGTCGATTTAGCATACATAGTTGGGGTATTAGGCAGATATTTAAGCAATCCAGGAATGGATCATTGGAAAGCAGCCAAAAGAGTTACAAGGTATTTGAAGAGAACAAAGTATTATATGCTCACATACAAGAGGTCAGATCAGTTGGAGATCACTAGGTATTCTGACTCAAATTTTGCAGGATGCTTAAATAGTTTGAGATCCACTTCAggttatattttcatgttagcCGGTGGTGCGGTTTGTTGGCGCAGTGCCAAGCAAACCCTTACTACTTCATCCACCATGGCGGTAGAATTTGTGGCATGTTATGAGACATCAAATCATGAAATATGGCTGAGAAATTTTGTCACGGGGCTACAAATTATGGAAGGAATTGAAAGACCACTTAAGTTATATTGTGACTACAAATCAGTTGTATTGTATTCTAACAACAATAGGAGCTCGACCAAATCGAAACATATTGACATCAAGTTCCTAGTTGTTAAGGAAAGGGTACAGAATAGACAAATTTCCATAGAATACTTAGGGACAAACTCCATGATAGTAGATCCTAAGGTCTTTCATGAGCATGTTGCTCACATGGGTGTTTTACAGTCCGAGGAATCTTTGGTTTAGTGGGAATTAGtcacttttatgtattttatattctgttagattttatgtatgcatacattgacatttggatatatttggttatatatatatatatatgatttattattcAGTTATTACACTTTGTATATTAAGGTTATTTAATGATCTCATTGAGGTAAAGTATGACCAGTTGAAAATAGACGTATACAGGCCACCTTCACGTAATTTTCATGCTACACATTTCATGATGAGTCTGTCATAGTGATCATTGATGAGTTTAGTAGTGATTGATGCAATGAAAACTGCTTTGGTTCTATATTTGTGACTAGTGAGAGATTGTTAGCAATTTtgggtcatatatatatatatatatatatatatatatatatatatatatatatatatatatatatatatatatatatatatatatatatatatatatatatatattacataattGAATGAGTTATGGCCATTATATAATTAGGCAAAATATTAAAGTGGTCTAATCAATACAAAAGTATGGATaagggcacataatatgtcatGAAAGGCTAATTGTGTGGATATCATcaatgatattataatttgataaaaggtaaaattataattattaaatttgggGTAAGTGATAGCAATTACCAATACAAGAAGTTATGGTCCTCTCATTTGCAAAGAGAGCAACGCCTACAGGTTCACTCCCCTCTTTATCCCTTcagaacaaaagggaaaagaaacgGATTCTCTACTCTTGAAAGATCATAAAACCAATATTCTGATCAACCTTTCAGCATCATTCCATTAGGGCTAATCCAGGTATACTTCCTCATTTagttttttatcatgattttgagtatgggAACACAACGGGGTTCTATTCATCTTTATGCAGTAATTTCTCTTTACATGGATAGAAAATATGTGGTTAGGATTAATGATTGTCTGTTAGAATCAAATtaggttgattgattaaatcccaacaatttttaatatttttattagctaAGTAGAAGGAGGACAAAACTTTATTTTCGTGATAACTTATCTCTAAGTGCTGGTCATGCTAGAAAGTAGAAATTGCAGCTTGCTAACGAGAATAGACAGACATTTATAGTTACAGAATCCTCTCTACGTAACATTCTGTTGATGAATTGCGTTTACttataataacaatattttacAACGGgaaaattttattagaataatGGTTGGAAAGTTGTAACATTGGTTCATTGATGCTTATGATTTAGCCAAATACTTCTTTACATCTGTgaatttttaagaagaaaattatgttgtttttctttcttggcaatttataataaatatgcaTCTCTCCTTTGCTTATTTGGCCAATTGTATCATGTTAATCAAGCACAGGAATACAAAGAGTTGAGGGCTAAGGGAATTACTAACACGAGGCGGAGATAGTGTTATAATGAAGGATGGCATATGGTGTGGTTCTCGATCTTATTTATGAACATTTGGATCGCAGATATGTTGACTATGATGTTGCTGAGAACATTGTGCATAAGCAGAAAAATGTGGAAAGATCAAGACTAACGGAAAATTCTACTTCGAATCTGTTATCTCGGAAAAGAAGTCAGGCTAAGGATTCAAGTTTACCTGTTTATATAGATTTGACTATGGATACACTAAAATTAGATCTGTCACGGAGCATCAAACTGGATCTAAACGAAGATGTCGTGGATCAGAAAACATTTCACATTCTCAATCCAATTCTCATGCAGGATCTTGTTTGGcaaaattattaagtgtgtCTGGACCACCATCTCTGGTGATAACAAAATTCTTCATTCTGAAGAAATGAAGAATCTGGAAATTGGGAGTGTAGGATCTGCACTCTTTTGAATAAAGTAAGCATCCAAATATATTGCATTCATTCTTTGcatacttttactttttattcattgttatcaagtataataaataattattttcaggtGGAATTTACGCTTGAAAGTAAAATATTCACTTTTAGAGGAATCAAATTCCTCTTGAAATTGATCAGGTTTTTTAAAATCCTTGTTACtctttatacatatatatgcacACACAGTCACATATTCAGATTTCTGAAGATTATGCTAAATGTTGGTTATACTAAAGTGGAGATAGGCCTCACATTAGAGAAGCTACTCGAGAATGTAGCAACTTTGTAGTTTAACCCTTTAACTGGGGTATTGAAATTTGATTGTTAACagtaataactttttttcttatccGGATGAAAtgtagaattttaatttatgaaattttagcATTAGAAAGTCAAACTTTAAGagcaaattaaaatttgaatttaaattaagaGGAATGTTAGGATAACATTCACATCCTCCCCATCGGTCAGTCATCTAACCAAAACGGGCCTGACCCATGCGgaataataaatagaaaaccAATCTTAAACTTTGATCCAAggatttataaaagaaaacaaataactataaaaaaagaaaataaaaagatgccGCAAATTAACTGTCACGTTATTATTTAATGTATAGATTTGACAATAGGAACCAAAaccaaatgaataataatttaaagattaagaccaattaaataaaaatttaggaactacaaataaaaaatgataaaagtttaaggactaaaacataatttgcccaatttttaaattataattatcataaaaattaatagtttataattatatgaaaaatatgattaaatagtattttaattgaattaaaaataaattacatttgtGCGTCATACaaacctttcaagtaaaaggcAACGTTTAAAGGCGTCATAAAAAAAGATCAAGGTATTTAGGTAAGCCTGTCTCTTTAAGCCCGTACCCACATAATAGCAATCAGTATAATCTGTAGGTAACTGACTGGGGTAACCCAAGGcagtttttaaaaatgtcaaaaatacaCTTAAGTTACAAATAGGAAGTTTGGTTTTTTATTTCTGCagcgtcttttttttttttccacaaaatctcaCACTCTTAGTGtaagttgtttttgttaacTTTCGTTGTCTTCTTTTCTGAGTGATTATTCATCACCtgagaaaaagaaatacataaaaaaatttagaaatataagaattgtcaatccgtatggtCAATACGGATCAGCAATCCATATAACTCATAAAAATTGACAATccgtaattttttaaaaatttttaaattcgcatgattaataattaaattttaaatcttaaattttggttttaatattttttataactaccaaatttaatatatttttaaatttgattttaatcattatcttaaactaacaatcttatcatatcttaaattttggtttcaatattttatataagtaccaaattaaatatatttttaaatttgatttcaatcattatcttaaactaataATCTTATCATACTTTAAATTTTGGattccatattttttataattatcaaatttgataTCTTAAACTAAccatcttatcatattttaaattttaaatttttgtttcaatattttttataaataccaaatttaatatatttttaaatttgatttcaatcactATCTTAAAttaacaatcttatcatattttaaattttaaattttggtttcaatatattttataactacaaaatttaatatatttttaaattttatttcaatcattatcttaaactaagaatcttatcatattttaaattttaaattttagtttcaatatttttaataactaccaaattaaatatatttttaaatttgatttcaagcattatcttaaactaatcATCTTatcgtattttaaattttaaatttttttttcataattttttataactaacagatttattgtacaattaaaaattatgtttcaatatttttataacaaattttaattatttaaaattttcgtttaaatatttttgtaactaacaaatttaaattatttttaattatgatttaatatttttcataattaacaaattcaacctcttttaaatatttgtttcgatttttttaaaagttaaacaaatataatataacaatattgaaaaataattgtttcaccaatctaatcttaattttagcaatctaatctaatctaatctaatctaatctaatcttagtattaactaatatatttttttataaataaaatcaatacttaacatataaatcagaaaaaaattataaaatttcactaACATTACAAAACAATATTACACTAGgaaacaatttaaataataattgacaaatatatatttataatgtaaacaaaaatttcaaaaaaaaaatttagaagaaaaaaaattgaaaaaagaattattcaacaaaaaaaaaattcgaatcAGCAATCTGTATGAtccatacggattgtcaatccgtatgaccCCATATGGTTCATATGGGTTGGATTGTCAATATCAACAATATCAACATCATCAAACCAATATCAACAACATGCAACACCCacgaaggaagaaaaagaaacaccaACGGAGTGAAATGACATaggaaagaggaagaagaagaaccacGGCGGTGCGAGAagtgaaggaagaagaaggaaagaagaagaaccacAGTCGCGCGGGAAatagaggaaaaagaagaatcGCAACGAGGAAGAAGAACAACCGCAACCACGACGTGCAtgaaggagaatgaagaagaagaatgaaggaGACCACCACGAGGAGGAAGAAGCACGGcacgaaggaagaagaagcattgCAACATAATCGTACGAACGCACACTGTATCCGTATTTATATTAATAGAGTGAAGGACATTTTAGCCCTTTCACCTAGGGTACTGGTGTATGTCTTAACAAGCTCCCAGTCGTCGCGTGTTACATGCAGTTTAGACGGGTCCGCCCGCatctccaaaaaaaataaaagaaaaacaaaaaaaataaaattttaaaaatctaaatttcaGCCCATTTTTCcaaccttttaaaaataattgtctgaaaaattcaattaaaaagtgactaaaaatcaaattaaaaatccgtttaaattttttttgttatcattttaTAGTTCGATTAATCACTGGATGTATGATAATTGTTCTTTATGAGTTTTCGTTTggtgtttgaatattttgaaatgtatttaaatggcatcaattcatttattatattagtctagtatctatttttattttacttttactaaaccacaaaaatacatttttaattaaggtATAAAAAACTTACATAGTAAAGCCCGTGATCAAGCCTATTTAACCTACCAGTTAAACAGGTTAAGCCAAAAACTCACAAGTTGAACGAGCTGTCTGTGGGTCTAAGTCTAAATGTCTGGCTCTAGTTACAAGACgcactttttaatttcaatttttaaataacagAGTCCATTTCATCTCATGCAATTGCCAACATGTTAGTATCCAAATTAGTAAAAATTacagtattttaataaataacattttttaaaacattttgataaattattttgaaaaaaaatataatttgattaaaaccCCTCCCAACCTTGGCCGCAAAATCCACCCATTAGGATTCGTTCAGGCCACACGAACAACAAAAATACAAGTATCCCTCGTGGCATTGCAATTGGAATCAGCAAGTAATCACTGTCACAAGAAGGAAAACTATATGAAGAAGATAAGTGTGGGACCAATAGTATCACAAATCATTCCCTGCCTCACAATCTTTTTGCTCTTAGTGCCTTAGTACACAATCCATGTAACCACCACTAGTGCTAAAATCATCAACCAAAAAGGTAAACTTTTGCAACAACCATGGTTGCAATGGCAGCAGCAACAGCATCCTCCCAGTTGATTTTCTCAAAGCCTCGTTCACCCTCGCGTCTCTGTCCCTTCCAACTATGTGTCTTTGACACCAAACAAGTGCTGTCAAGTTCAAGTGGCAGGAGAAGGCATGTGGGGGGTTCTGGAGTTAGGTGCATGGCGGTGGGAGAAGCTGCAACCACTGAGACTAAGAAGAGAAGTGGATATGAGCTTCAAACACTCACTAACTGGTTGCTGAAGCAGGAGCAAGCTGGGGTGATTGATGCAGAACTCACTATTGTGCTGTCTAGCATTTCCATGGCGTGCAAACAGATTGCTTCTTTGGTGCAAAGAGCCAACATTTCCAACCTCACTGGGGTTCAAGGAGCTGTCAATGTTCAAGGGGAAGACCAGAAAAAGCTTGATGTTGTTTCAAATGAGGTCAGTGTTGCAATTACAATTCTCTGACTCAGTGGATTGGGAAACACCTGAAGTGGCGTGGTCTCAGACCCAGGACCAAAAAGTGTTGCAACTTACAATTACAATATTCCTTGGTTTTTCTTTCTAGAATTATATACACGTAGTTGGTTCAATTCATTGagcaattaattttgtttttgtccaAGTTAAAATTGTGAAAACGTATATGATGTATCATAAAGGACTGCACTACAAgggattgttttttaaattttgtaaacaaAATTAAGGGTTCTTGAATTGAATGTGATGGCTTATTGAAGTGGTTATGGTTGACAACCAAGGtgttgtttttgcatttttcaggttTTCTCAAACTGCTTGAGGTCAAGTGGGAGGACAGGGATAATAGCATCAGAGGAGGAAGATGTGCCAGTGGCAGTAGAAGAGAGTTATTCTGGAAACTACATTGTGGTGTTTGACCCACTTGATGGGTCATCCAATATTGATGCTGCAGTGTCAACTGGGTCCATTTTTGGGATATACAGCCCCAATGATGAGTGTCTTGCTGACATTGGTGATGACCCCACAGTAAGTCTTCCAtggtttattatttcatttcagtTAATCAAAGGATTGACAACGGCTCAAATAAAATGAACCTAGAAAATCTAGTTTCAAAGGCAAGGAGTGGTTTGactaaaaaaactgaaaagttACTTGATTTTTGCTTCCACGTGATTTATTATCTTGGTTTAAAAATGTGACTAACAAGGTTTAAGAAAAAAGGTGGCTGTGAATCAAGTAGAATACATCTTACTTTAGATAAAAGGAAATTGCCATTCTtctaattttccttttaatctCTATAAGATGCTAAGATAATATAATCAGAagttacccaaaaaataattattgaaggTTGAATCAACTATCAAACATGTCAAACATAAAGATCTTGGATTGAATTCTTACTAGTTGTTCATAACTCTAATTCAGACTTGTAAAGTATTACCTTGATCATGGAACGAGCTTCCACCCTCCTCCTTATACACTATCTTAAAAAGGaagagttgaaaaaaaaaattgcaaaaaggaTTGTTAGTGAAATTCAGTGCTTAATGTGATGCATATGCTAATTTGCAGCTTGACACAGCAGAACAAAGATGTGTTGTGAACGTGTGCCAACCCGGAAGCAACCTTCTTGCAGCTGGTTACTGCATGTATTCTAGCTCAATAATCTTTGTTCTCACCCTTGGAAATGGAGTGTTTGTGTTTACATTGGACCCGATGTATGGCGAATTCGTTTTGACTCAGGAAAACCTCCAAATACCTAGAGCAGGCAAAATTTATGCTTTCAATGAAGGGAATTATCAGTTGTGGGATGACAAGCTTAAGAAATATATTGATGATCTCAAGGACCCAGGTCCTAGCGGCAAGCCTTATTCTGCAAGGTACATTGGTAGCTTGGTAGGAGACTTCCACAGGACACTGCTATATGGTGGCATTTATGGGTACCCCAGGGACAAGAAAAGTAAGAATGGGAAACTCAGGCTCCTGTATGAATGTGCTCCTATGAGCTTCATAGTAGAACAGGCTGGTGGAAAAGGGTCAGATGGCCACCAGAGAATACTTGACATTCAACCAACAGAGGTATGTATAGATGAACCTTGTATGTCTCTAAATGCTTTAGAAGTAAAGGGTGAATGTTATAATGGATAGTCTTATTCATTCTTTAACTTTTTATGGACAGATTCATCAACGTGTGCCACTGTACATTGGGAGCGTGGAAGAGGTAGAGAAGGTGGAAAAGTACTTGGCTTAAATGATAAGCTAATGCAAGAGGTTTACTTGTGTATGAAAATTATGCCCAATCAAAACTTTCAAAGCAATACAATCATGTGGTCTTAAggaagaattatttttataaccccccccccccccccccccccccccgcgtCCTTTTgtgcaaagaaaaaaatgattacaacaatctgCAGATCATTTTGAACAAGAATTTTGTATAACTTTGAACATGTTCAAATTGGAAATAATTTTGTGGCAATAGAAGCATTCATATCAGTAAATTTCAATCCTCTCTTTCTACGCTGATACAAAACCATGTAAAATGGTTCTAGATGTTAACTAAAGAACTGTTGCTACCTATTGCTTTCAATGAGAACTTCAGAGGAATTGAGTATATTTAACACAATCATACTCTgggaaattttttataatacaagACGTTTAACATGAATTTAGATTTGAGCTTATCAGTAATTACTGgatgaaacttgaaacttatgCACCTATGTATTACCTACCACAACTAAATTAAAACAAGTACTGACAGATTAGGGTAGAAGAGAcactatttaaattatttagacTAATCAGGACCAATGACTAAATATATCATTTACCAATTGCTATATTGTTTTCCCGCAACTgttaacaaatacaaaattggaagttttaatgtaaaataatcgTGGTATCCATTTAAGAttcttgaaaaattaaaatcccAGTATGTCTAGT
Encoded proteins:
- the LOC114396499 gene encoding fructose-1,6-bisphosphatase, chloroplastic-like; the protein is MVAMAAATASSQLIFSKPRSPSRLCPFQLCVFDTKQVLSSSSGRRRHVGGSGVRCMAVGEAATTETKKRSGYELQTLTNWLLKQEQAGVIDAELTIVLSSISMACKQIASLVQRANISNLTGVQGAVNVQGEDQKKLDVVSNEVFSNCLRSSGRTGIIASEEEDVPVAVEESYSGNYIVVFDPLDGSSNIDAAVSTGSIFGIYSPNDECLADIGDDPTLDTAEQRCVVNVCQPGSNLLAAGYCMYSSSIIFVLTLGNGVFVFTLDPMYGEFVLTQENLQIPRAGKIYAFNEGNYQLWDDKLKKYIDDLKDPGPSGKPYSARYIGSLVGDFHRTLLYGGIYGYPRDKKSKNGKLRLLYECAPMSFIVEQAGGKGSDGHQRILDIQPTEIHQRVPLYIGSVEEVEKVEKYLA